In Triticum aestivum cultivar Chinese Spring chromosome 5B, IWGSC CS RefSeq v2.1, whole genome shotgun sequence, the following proteins share a genomic window:
- the LOC123116734 gene encoding ankyrin repeat-containing protein At2g01680 encodes MDLRQHTIQLGATHGAAATQPGDGGAMSSELYLAVCGGKKEEAMALLRRLHYGGAAADDRAAGIQQVSAKRNNVLHLAAEHGHAELIHDLVSFGGKSLLSAQNSALDTPLHCAARAGHCKAVSVLVQLALDYGDESALWCKNAAGDTALHLAARLGHGVAVEAMVSAASGLASEVNHAGVSPLYLAVMSRSVPAVRAITIRCRDASAAGPSSQNALHAAVFQGSEMVSLLLEWKPCGPSLASQADDTGSTPLHFASSDGDRSVVGAILSASPPCAVRVRDSGGLSALHVAAGMGHAHVARALMDACPDAAELQDDRGGTFVHAAARGGHSEVVRLAIKKPMLGGGGLLNTQDGDGNTPLHLAVAAREPAIAEALLWTGQVRADVTNSDGHTPLDLAAKSTDFYSMVSLVVTLTAFGAQFRPQRRDHVQRWDSRNIIKAIEKTSDSLAVVAVLVAGVAFTAANNLPGSYEQEGNVKGMAVLRSKTIFKCFLILDGVALVTSILAVVLLVYGKASRSARSWKSFAAALHCIWASLISMLLAFYAAIAAVTSTTGVYDIRVFVVNLVLVVLFIVLSAFVSPPVSHLIMCKFLWQCGLKGCRGVVRRRISQQYPVVGAFVFNLLLFRAAHYVILFAGFIIVSTLRGGSDVR; translated from the exons ATGGACCTCCGGCAGCACACCATCCAGCTCGGTGCGACTCATGGCGCAGCGGCGACGCAGCCGGGCGATGGCGGCGCGATGAGCTCCGAGCTGTACCTCGCCGTGTGCGGGGGGAAGAAGGAGGAGGCCATGGCGCTGCTTCGCCGGCTGCACTACGGCGGCGCTGCCGCGGATGATCGGGCTGCCG GCATACAACAGGTGAGCGCAAAGAGGAACAATGTTCTTCATTTAGCCGCGGAGCACGGGCACGCCGAGCTGATCCATGATCTCGTCAGCTTCGGGGGCAAGAGCCTGCTCTCTGCCCAGAACTCTGCTCTGGACACGCCTCTGCACTGCGCGGCGAGGGCGGGGCACTGCAAGGCCGTGTCCGTCCTCGTCCAGCTCGCGCTGGACTACGGAGATGAGAGCGCGCTGTGGTGCAAGAACGCGGCCGGGGACACGGCCCTTCATCTGGCAGCGAGGCTCGGCCATGGCGTGGCGGTGGAGGCCATGGTCTCCGCGGCGTCCGGGCTGGCCTCTGAGGTCAACCACGCGGGCGTGTCGCCGCTGTACCTGGCGGTGATGAGCAGGTCGGTGCCCGCCGTCAGAGCGATAACGATCAGGTGCCGGGACGCGTCGGCCGCCGGCCCGAGCTCGCAGAACGCGCTGCATGCCGCCGTCTTCCAGGGCTCAG AAATGGTTAGCCTGCTGCTGGAGTGGAAGCCATGCGGCCCATCCCTCGCTAGCCAAGCGGACGACACGGGCAGCACCCCGCTCCATTTCGCCTCCTCCGACGGCGACCGCTCCGTCGTAGGTGCCATCCTGAGCGCGTCGCCGCCGTGCGCGGTGCGCGTGAGGGACTCCGGCGGCCTCTCCGCTCTCCACGTCGCGGCGGGGATGGGCCACGCCCACGTCGCCAGGGCGCTGATGGACGCCTGCCCGGACGCTGCCGAGCTCCAGGACGACCGCGGCGGAACCTTCGTACACGCCGCGGCCAGGGGAGGCCACTCCGAGGTGGTGCGGCTCGCCATCAAGAAGCCGATgctgggcggcggcggcctcctgaaCACGCAGGACGGGGACGGCAACACGCCTCTCCACCTGGCCGTGGCCGCGCGCGAGCCGGCCATCGCGGAGGCCCTGCTGTGGACGGGCCAAGTGCGAGCCGACGTGACGAACAGCGACGGCCACACGCCGCTGGACCTCGCCGCGAAATCGACCGATTTCTACTCCATGGTAAGCCTGGTGGTGACACTGACGGCGTTCGGGGCGCAGTTCCGTCCGCAGAGGCGGGACCACGTGCAGCGATGGGACAGCCGCAACATAATAAAGGCGATCGAGAAGACGTCAGACAGCCTCGCGGTggtcgccgtcctcgtcgccggcgtggcctTCACCGCCGCCAACAACCTCCCCGGGTCGTACGAGCAGGAGGGGAACGTAAAGGGGATGGCGGTCCTCCGGAGCAAGACCATCTTCAAATGCTTCCTCATCCTGGACGGCGTCGCCCTGGTGACCTCCATCCTCGCGGTGGTCCTGCTCGTCTACGGCAAGGCCTCGCGCTCCGCCCGGTCGTGGAAGAGCTTCGCGGCGGCGCTGCACTGCATCTGGGCGTCCCTGATCAGCATGCTCCTCGCCTTCTACGCGGCCATCGCAGCCGTGACGAGCACCACGGGGGTCTACGACATCAGGGTCTTCGTCGTGAACCTCGTCCTCGTCGTGCTGTTCATCGTGCTCTCCGCCTTTGTCAGCCCTCCGGTGTCGCACCTCATAATGTGCAAGTTCCTGTGGCAATGTGGCCTCAAAGGATGCCGAGGTGTCGTCCGCAGGCGTATCAGCCAGCAGTATCCGGTCGTGGGCGCCTTCGTCTTCAACCTGCTTCTGTTCAGGGCTGCGCATTATGTCATACTGTTTGCCGGCTTCATCATTGTCTCCACCTTGCGGGGCGGCTCCGATGTTCGCTAG
- the LOC123112915 gene encoding pentatricopeptide repeat-containing protein At3g23020 isoform X2 produces the protein MLSPCDRFLHRAPAPPPPPLNPQSGLAASMPGASRRDKGLALQSNAVSAPPARTAEACPNAAVVVPPTVAGTTGQSAAAQRGKGKGRLSGYGGSIPAMLYALERARDVGEALWPWRDTLSSRERTIILKEQKDWRRAIEIFDWFRGQRRHEVNVIHYNVVLCAVGRARRWDLVAGLWHQMHSCGVAPDNTTYGTLIDVYCKGGRETAALLWLGDMCKRGLVPDEVTMSTVLHAHKKAGEYEKAELFFQRWSSESDTGLDGHLCYSLYTYNTLIDTYGKAGQLEKVSDMFNQMLREGVAPSIITFNTLIHVWGKHHRMEQVASLVRMMEEFQCPPDTRTYNTLISLYRESNEIDVAEHYFCKMKAEKLVPDVVSCRTLLYGYCTRGMVSKAEALVKEMDESGLVIDEYTQSALTRMYVNAGMLEQSWCWFERFCNQMDSECFSANIDAFGKKGYINLAEKAFICCLERKMLSVSVCNVMIKAYGLAEKLDEACEIAAGMLSFTKHGNLHMVECLFREMVTLGVHADAYVYSILIDTYAEAGNVQQAAAYFGLVTKAGLCESASIYNSLIKLYTKAGYLAEAQKTYKLLKSLDTDTNLYASNCMIGLYSDHCMVNEARELFENLKITGSANEFSYAMMVCLYKKVARYDEAHRISKEMQALGLLTQALSYNSVIQMYVSGGKMEEAVKIFQKMMASSTPPNDVTFKALKPILVKEGVSNGEIAKLESLRRCNAQDCLNQWYRALALVVRSDGITSRHTMGHSCTRIHSFYIDSF, from the exons ATGCTGAGCCCGTGCGACCGCTTCCTCCACCgtgctcccgcgccgccgccgccgccgctcaatCCGCAGTCGGGCCTCGCGGCCTCGATGCCCGGCGCCAGCCGCAGGGACAAGGGCCTCGCGCTCCAGAGCAACGCGGTCTCAGCGCCGCCGGCGAGAACCGCCGAGGCTTGCCCCAATGCGGCGGTGGTGGTTCCACCcaccgtcgccggcaccaccggaCAGAGTGCTGCCGCGCAAAGGGGGAAGGGCAAGGGCAGGTTGTCCGGCTACGGCGGGTCCATCCCGGCAATGCTGTACGCGCTGGAGCGCGCCCGGGACGTCGGGGAGGCGCTGTGGCCGTGGAGGGACACCCTGAGCAGCCGGGAGAGGACCATCATCCTCAAGGAGCAGAAGGACTGGCGGCGGGCCATCGAGATCTTCGACTGGTTCCGCGGGCAGAGGCGCCACGAGGTCAATGTGATCCACTACAATGTCGTGCTCTGCGCGGTCGGGCGCGCCAGGAGATGGGACCTCGTCGCCGGCCTGTGGCACCAGATGCATTCCTGCGGCGTGGCGCCGGATAACACGACGTACGGTACGCTCATCGATGTGTACTGCAAAGGGGGCAGAGAGACGGCGGCGTTGCTGTGGCTCGGGGACATGTGCAAGCGCGGCTTGGTGCCTGACGAGGTCACCATGAGCACTGTCCTTCATGCCCATAAGAAGGCTGGAGAGTATGAGAAGGCAGAGCTGTTCTTTCAAAGATGGTCTTCTGAATCAGATACAGGGTTGGATGGGCATCTTTGCTATAGCTTGTACACCTACAACACCTTGATTGATACTTATGGAAAGGCTGGGCAGCTTGAGAAAGTGTCAGACATGTTCAACCAAATGTTGAGGGAAGGTGTCGCGCCGAGCATTATTACATTCAACACACTGATTCATGTCTGGGGTAAACACCATAGGATGGAGCAGGTGGCTTCTTTGGTGAGGATGATGGAGGAGTTTCAGTGCCCTCCTGACACCAGGACTTACAACACACTCATCTCACTATACAGAGAAAGTAATGAAATTGATGTTGCAGAGCACTACTTCTGTAAGATGAAAGCCGAAAAATTGGTGCCGGATGTTGTGAGCTGCCGCACGCTATTGTATGGGTACTGTACCAGGGGAATGGTCAGTAAAGCAGAAGCCCTTGTCAAAGAAATGGACGAGAGTGGCCTGGTGATCGATGAATACACACAGTCAGCTCTAACCAGGATGTATGTTAATGCTGGGATGCTTGAGCAGTCGTGGTGTTGGTTTGAGAGGTTCTGTAATCAGATGGACTCCGAGTGCTTTTCTGCAAACATTGATGCATTTGGGAAGAAAGGGTACATAAACCTCGCAGAAAAGGCTTTTATATGTTGCCTGGAGAGGAAGATGCTTAGCGTTTCTGTGTGCAATgttatgatcaaagcatatgggttAGCAGAGAAGCTTGATGAGGCCTGTGAGATAGCTGCTGGCATGTTGAG CTTTACTAAGCATGGGAATTTGCACATGGTTGAATGCCTATTTAGAGAAATGGTCACTTTGGGGGTCCACGCGGATGCATATGTTTACTCTATCTTAATTGATACATATGCTGAAGCTGGAAATGTCCAGCAAGCTGCAGCATATTTTGGTTTAGTGACAAAGGCTGGTTTATGTGAGAGTGCTTCGATCTATAATTCTTTGATCAAACTCTACACGAAAGCAGGGTATCTGGCAGAGGCCCAAAAGACATACAAGCTTCTGAAATCTTTAGATACTGACACCAACCTTTATGCATCCAACTGCATGATTGGCCTCTACAGTGACCATTGTATGGTGAACGAAGCACGTGAGCTTTTTGAGAATTTGAAGATTACGGGAAGTGCAAATGAATTTTCATATGCGATGATGGTGTGCTTGTACAAGAAAGTTGCTCGCTATGATGAAGCTCACAGGATCTCCAAGGAAATGCAAGCTTTAGGGCTTCTAACTCAAGCATTAAGTTATAATTCTGTGATTCAGATGTACGTATCTGGTGGGAAAATGGAGGAGGCTGTGAAAATATTTCAGAAGATGATGGCATCGAGCACACCACCAAATGATGTAACTTTCAAGGCACTAAAACCAATTCTAGTGAAAGAAGGAGTTTCAAATGGTGAGATTGCAAAATTAGAGTCTCTCAGAAGGTGTAACGCTCAAGATTGCTTGAATCAGTGGTACAGGGCACTAGCTCTGGTTGTAAGATCAGATGGGATTACCTCTCGACATACTATGGGTCACTCTTGTACAAGGATACATTCTTTTTACATTGACAGTTTCTAG
- the LOC123112915 gene encoding pentatricopeptide repeat-containing protein At3g23020 isoform X1, which translates to MLSPCDRFLHRAPAPPPPPLNPQSGLAASMPGASRRDKGLALQSNAVSAPPARTAEACPNAAVVVPPTVAGTTGQSAAAQRGKGKGRLSGYGGSIPAMLYALERARDVGEALWPWRDTLSSRERTIILKEQKDWRRAIEIFDWFRGQRRHEVNVIHYNVVLCAVGRARRWDLVAGLWHQMHSCGVAPDNTTYGTLIDVYCKGGRETAALLWLGDMCKRGLVPDEVTMSTVLHAHKKAGEYEKAELFFQRWSSESDTGLDGHLCYSLYTYNTLIDTYGKAGQLEKVSDMFNQMLREGVAPSIITFNTLIHVWGKHHRMEQVASLVRMMEEFQCPPDTRTYNTLISLYRESNEIDVAEHYFCKMKAEKLVPDVVSCRTLLYGYCTRGMVSKAEALVKEMDESGLVIDEYTQSALTRMYVNAGMLEQSWCWFERFCNQMDSECFSANIDAFGKKGYINLAEKAFICCLERKMLSVSVCNVMIKAYGLAEKLDEACEIAAGMLRYGVLPDYLTYSSLIQLLSTAKLPEKALYYLRKMQAAKMPIDCVPYSVVIDSFTKHGNLHMVECLFREMVTLGVHADAYVYSILIDTYAEAGNVQQAAAYFGLVTKAGLCESASIYNSLIKLYTKAGYLAEAQKTYKLLKSLDTDTNLYASNCMIGLYSDHCMVNEARELFENLKITGSANEFSYAMMVCLYKKVARYDEAHRISKEMQALGLLTQALSYNSVIQMYVSGGKMEEAVKIFQKMMASSTPPNDVTFKALKPILVKEGVSNGEIAKLESLRRCNAQDCLNQWYRALALVVRSDGITSRHTMGHSCTRIHSFYIDSF; encoded by the coding sequence ATGCTGAGCCCGTGCGACCGCTTCCTCCACCgtgctcccgcgccgccgccgccgccgctcaatCCGCAGTCGGGCCTCGCGGCCTCGATGCCCGGCGCCAGCCGCAGGGACAAGGGCCTCGCGCTCCAGAGCAACGCGGTCTCAGCGCCGCCGGCGAGAACCGCCGAGGCTTGCCCCAATGCGGCGGTGGTGGTTCCACCcaccgtcgccggcaccaccggaCAGAGTGCTGCCGCGCAAAGGGGGAAGGGCAAGGGCAGGTTGTCCGGCTACGGCGGGTCCATCCCGGCAATGCTGTACGCGCTGGAGCGCGCCCGGGACGTCGGGGAGGCGCTGTGGCCGTGGAGGGACACCCTGAGCAGCCGGGAGAGGACCATCATCCTCAAGGAGCAGAAGGACTGGCGGCGGGCCATCGAGATCTTCGACTGGTTCCGCGGGCAGAGGCGCCACGAGGTCAATGTGATCCACTACAATGTCGTGCTCTGCGCGGTCGGGCGCGCCAGGAGATGGGACCTCGTCGCCGGCCTGTGGCACCAGATGCATTCCTGCGGCGTGGCGCCGGATAACACGACGTACGGTACGCTCATCGATGTGTACTGCAAAGGGGGCAGAGAGACGGCGGCGTTGCTGTGGCTCGGGGACATGTGCAAGCGCGGCTTGGTGCCTGACGAGGTCACCATGAGCACTGTCCTTCATGCCCATAAGAAGGCTGGAGAGTATGAGAAGGCAGAGCTGTTCTTTCAAAGATGGTCTTCTGAATCAGATACAGGGTTGGATGGGCATCTTTGCTATAGCTTGTACACCTACAACACCTTGATTGATACTTATGGAAAGGCTGGGCAGCTTGAGAAAGTGTCAGACATGTTCAACCAAATGTTGAGGGAAGGTGTCGCGCCGAGCATTATTACATTCAACACACTGATTCATGTCTGGGGTAAACACCATAGGATGGAGCAGGTGGCTTCTTTGGTGAGGATGATGGAGGAGTTTCAGTGCCCTCCTGACACCAGGACTTACAACACACTCATCTCACTATACAGAGAAAGTAATGAAATTGATGTTGCAGAGCACTACTTCTGTAAGATGAAAGCCGAAAAATTGGTGCCGGATGTTGTGAGCTGCCGCACGCTATTGTATGGGTACTGTACCAGGGGAATGGTCAGTAAAGCAGAAGCCCTTGTCAAAGAAATGGACGAGAGTGGCCTGGTGATCGATGAATACACACAGTCAGCTCTAACCAGGATGTATGTTAATGCTGGGATGCTTGAGCAGTCGTGGTGTTGGTTTGAGAGGTTCTGTAATCAGATGGACTCCGAGTGCTTTTCTGCAAACATTGATGCATTTGGGAAGAAAGGGTACATAAACCTCGCAGAAAAGGCTTTTATATGTTGCCTGGAGAGGAAGATGCTTAGCGTTTCTGTGTGCAATgttatgatcaaagcatatgggttAGCAGAGAAGCTTGATGAGGCCTGTGAGATAGCTGCTGGCATGTTGAGGTACGGCGTACTACCTGATTACTTGACTTACAGTTCTCTCATTCAACTCCTGTCAACTGCTAAACTGCCAGAGAAAGCTCTCTACTACTTGAGAAAGATGCAAGCAGCTAAAATGCCGATTGACTGTGTTCCATATTCTGTGGTGATTGACAGCTTTACTAAGCATGGGAATTTGCACATGGTTGAATGCCTATTTAGAGAAATGGTCACTTTGGGGGTCCACGCGGATGCATATGTTTACTCTATCTTAATTGATACATATGCTGAAGCTGGAAATGTCCAGCAAGCTGCAGCATATTTTGGTTTAGTGACAAAGGCTGGTTTATGTGAGAGTGCTTCGATCTATAATTCTTTGATCAAACTCTACACGAAAGCAGGGTATCTGGCAGAGGCCCAAAAGACATACAAGCTTCTGAAATCTTTAGATACTGACACCAACCTTTATGCATCCAACTGCATGATTGGCCTCTACAGTGACCATTGTATGGTGAACGAAGCACGTGAGCTTTTTGAGAATTTGAAGATTACGGGAAGTGCAAATGAATTTTCATATGCGATGATGGTGTGCTTGTACAAGAAAGTTGCTCGCTATGATGAAGCTCACAGGATCTCCAAGGAAATGCAAGCTTTAGGGCTTCTAACTCAAGCATTAAGTTATAATTCTGTGATTCAGATGTACGTATCTGGTGGGAAAATGGAGGAGGCTGTGAAAATATTTCAGAAGATGATGGCATCGAGCACACCACCAAATGATGTAACTTTCAAGGCACTAAAACCAATTCTAGTGAAAGAAGGAGTTTCAAATGGTGAGATTGCAAAATTAGAGTCTCTCAGAAGGTGTAACGCTCAAGATTGCTTGAATCAGTGGTACAGGGCACTAGCTCTGGTTGTAAGATCAGATGGGATTACCTCTCGACATACTATGGGTCACTCTTGTACAAGGATACATTCTTTTTACATTGACAGTTTCTAG
- the LOC123114954 gene encoding uncharacterized protein, translating into MAMAMRPPALVDDAMREVFTRLPADDPRSLVRAAAVCRSWRGIFSDPGFARGYRAFHGAPPMLGFLHNAYRNGNRFVPTSTFRRRASQDRPDCQVLDSRHGLVLLYAPAYELPFDACDLVANKLWEIEAFPKCRGTMHWEDIYEGVLHCNATVLCARDRCDHLDCHGGGPFLVALVGSAEEGGIALATAYSSETSEWSRKISVRSPGLQIDDGGHTAVVGNKVYVPSYECDSVVEYDIAEQQLSVINVPESLDEAHLDLIGAEDGMLLFASVLKSRLYLWSMEAGPRGAAAWARRRVVELEPLLPPHALLDMSESDVWAVGFAEGVRVIFLRTPAGLYAVDLNSGRVNNVGKYSIEKVMPYTSFCTRGTS; encoded by the coding sequence ATGGCGATGGCGATGAGGCCGCCGGCGCTGGTCGACGACGCCATGCGCGAGGTCTTCACGCGCCTGCCGGCGGACGACCCCAGGAgcctcgtccgcgccgccgccgtctgcaGGAGCTGGCGCGGCATCTTCTCCGACCCCGGCTTCGCCCGCGGCTACCGCGCGTTCCACGGGGCGCCGCCCATGCTGGGCTTCCTCCACAACGCGTACCGCAACGGCAACCGCTTCGTCCCCACTTCGACCTTCCGCCGGCGGGCGTCCCAGGACCGCCCAGACTGCCAGGTCCTCGACTCCCGGCACGGCCTCGTCCTACTCTACGCCCCCGCGTACGAACTCCCCTTTGACGCCTGCGACCTCGTCGCCAACAAGTTGTGGGAGATCGAGGCCTTCCCCAAGTGCCGCGGCACCATGCACTGGGAGGACATCTACGAGGGCGTGCTACACTGCAATGCCACGGTGCTCTGCGCCAGAGACCGGTGCGACCACCTCGACTGCCATGGCGGCGGCCCTTTCCTGGTGGCCTTGGTGGGCTCTGCGGAGGAAGGAGGCATTGCCCTCGCCACTGCCTACTCGTCGGAGACTAGTGAGTGGAGCCGCAAGATCTCTGTTCGGAGCCCGGGTTTGCAGATCGACGACGGAGGGCACACTGCTGTGGTGGGAAACAAGGTCTATGTCCCCAGCTATGAGTGTGACAGTGTCGTGGAGTACGACATTGCTGAGCAACAACTATCTGTGATCAACGTGCCAGAGAGCCTGGACGAGGCACACCTTGACCTCATAGGCGCGGAGGACGGCATGCTGCTGTTTGCGTCCGTGCTCAAGTCTAGACTCTATCTATGGTCAATGGAGGCTGGTCCTAGAGGAGCCGCGGCATGGGCGCGACGCAGGGTCGTCGAGCTCGAGCCGTTGCTCCCTCCCCATGCCCTCTTGGACATGTCGGAGTCGGACGTGTGGGCGGTTGGTTTCGCGGAAGGGGTTAGGGTCATCTTCCTCAGAACACCGGCTGGGTTGTACGCAGTTGATCTTAATTCAGGCCGAGTCAACAATGTGGGTAAATATAGCATTGAGAAGGTCATGCCCTACACGAGCTTCTGCACTCGAGGTACAAGCTAG